DNA from Gracilinanus agilis isolate LMUSP501 chromosome 3, AgileGrace, whole genome shotgun sequence:
AGATATTACTATCTTGACAGGGTGACCTGCCATGACCGTGGCCATCGCTAACATCACTGTCATAAGTCACACCTATTTCTACCTTCTGGGCATTCCTGGCCTGGAAGATCAGCACATTTGGATCTCAATCCCATTTTTTACCTCTTATACTATTGCACTCCTTGGTAACATCCTCCTCATCTTCATTGTTGTCACAGATCACAGCCTTCATGAACCCATGTATATTTTCCTATGCATGTTGGCTATACTTGACATTGGGCTTTCTACCATTACAATCCCTAAAGCCTTGGCTATTTTTTGGCTTAATTCAGGAGGTATATCCCTAGATGGTTGTATTACTCAGTTATTCTTCATCCATTCCACCTTCATTGCTGAATCAGGAATTCTTCTGGCAATGGCATTTGACCGCTACATTGCAATTTGTTACCCACTGAGATACACAATGATCCTTAACACCTCAGTGATTATGAAACTTCTTATAGTTGTCTATATTAGAGGTGTTGTTACCATATTTCCAATAATATTCCTTTTGAAGAGGTTAACTTTCTGTAAAAATAACCTTCTCCCACACACATATTGTGAACATATTGGTTTAGCCAAGTATGCTTGTGCCAACATTCGAGTGAATATCTGGTATGGTTTATTTGTCCTTTTGATGACTGTGGTACTAGACATTATTCTCATTGTGGCATCCTACTTTATGATTCTCCATGCCATTTTTCGGATCCCCTCTCAGGATGCTCGTCACAAAGCACTCCATACCTGTGGCTCCCATATATGTGTCATCTTACTCTTCTACATCCCAGGAATTTTCACAGTTGTGGTCCAAAGGTTTGGCAAACAGATCCCACCTTATATCCACATCCTAATAGCTAATGTCTGCTTGCTGGTTCCTCCTGTGATGAACCCCATCATATATGGGATCAAGACCAAACAAATAAAGAATCGTATATATCTTCTGCTGTTTCAGAGACAAGGATGAACTTGGTAGTGACAGTGAGGTGAAGCTCTTATTAAAGGTGTTAAGCAGCAAAAGCAATGGTTTTTAACAAAAGGAGTATAGGAAGGGTTAGATATgacaatgtaaaaaaattttgaggCACAATTGTGTGGTGGAAAATGTCTAAGATTTAGAGTCTGATGAGGTATTTTTGTGTGTAAACTTAGGGACAATTGCCTTAACTTCTTTGGATTTCAGTATCCTGAAGAGCCTTCATTCAAACAAGAGAAGTCAAAACTAATTCTTTTCTAAACTTTCCTATTTTAGTTGAAAGCACCAcctttcttttctcagttttatcattttttgttcatcctcagttcctttttctctcttccctcacaTAGTCAtccatttgccaaatcttgtctcATGTCTAGAATACATTGACTTCTCACCACCACCTCTTACCCTCTCTTCATGAATCCCCTCAAATACCATCTTCTACATGTATCCATTCCTCTTTTGTATCCCTTTCATGCTTCTGCTCCTTAACTGTAATGTATTTAACTacattcaatatatatatatatatacatttattcattctcattttgtttcttctctatatgcatttatgtatgtGCTTGCTTGTTTCCTCTTGGtatgtaaggtccttgagagtagagattgttttatttctttgttttctcagaTGATAGTACCTCACACTTAATGGATACTTGTTGATTGCTTCCTTTATTGAACCAAGGTCCTTTCTAG
Protein-coding regions in this window:
- the LOC123241107 gene encoding olfactory receptor 52B4-like; the protein is MTVAIANITVISHTYFYLLGIPGLEDQHIWISIPFFTSYTIALLGNILLIFIVVTDHSLHEPMYIFLCMLAILDIGLSTITIPKALAIFWLNSGGISLDGCITQLFFIHSTFIAESGILLAMAFDRYIAICYPLRYTMILNTSVIMKLLIVVYIRGVVTIFPIIFLLKRLTFCKNNLLPHTYCEHIGLAKYACANIRVNIWYGLFVLLMTVVLDIILIVASYFMILHAIFRIPSQDARHKALHTCGSHICVILLFYIPGIFTVVVQRFGKQIPPYIHILIANVCLLVPPVMNPIIYGIKTKQIKNRIYLLLFQRQG